A region from the Nocardioides exalbidus genome encodes:
- a CDS encoding DUF1304 domain-containing protein, which yields MTIIAVVFAALAALLHVYIWVLESFRWTEPATRKTFGTSESEAEVTAPMAYNQGFYNLFLGIITVIGLALLGSERAVGTALALAGTGSMLGAALVLVTHDRTMARAALTQGLFPALAVVFLLIQL from the coding sequence ATGACGATCATCGCTGTGGTCTTCGCGGCCCTCGCCGCCCTGCTCCACGTCTACATCTGGGTGCTCGAGTCCTTCCGCTGGACCGAGCCCGCGACCCGCAAGACCTTCGGCACGTCGGAGTCCGAGGCCGAGGTCACCGCGCCCATGGCCTACAACCAGGGCTTCTACAACCTCTTCCTCGGCATCATCACCGTCATCGGACTCGCCCTGCTGGGCTCGGAGCGCGCGGTCGGGACCGCCCTCGCGCTCGCGGGCACCGGCTCGATGCTCGGTGCCGCGCTGGTGCTCGTCACCCACGACCGGACGATGGCCCGCGCGGCCCTCACTCAGGGGCTCTTCCCGGCCCTGGCCGTGGTCTTCCTGCTGATCCAGCTCTAG
- a CDS encoding NAD(P)/FAD-dependent oxidoreductase — MGAPAIVIASANHAAELSEAFARYEREYDVRLVGDELTAKLTAKELMASGHQVALFVIDTDHDQDKLYTLIAGTRKVVPTARRLIVSHISRFRTDNATFRHAVAAGKVDALLLMPQGPRDEEFHGAVGELINEWNATVATPVVENVRIITPEKDALTRDLLDYLGRVGMPAGVHHPDSEVGREVMAKCPDDEGRWPIVSSLAGWCGHCPDVRSLANQLYGRPDEIDVDEVVDLVVVGAGPAGLAASVYASSEGLSTVCLEAEAIGGQAGTSSMIRNYLGFPRGISGMRLAQRARGQALRFGTRFFTGWPATGISPCEDGGHHIVHTDGGNVHTRSVLVATGVDYRRLGVESIEELVGRGVYYGAAMAAARELADDHVVIVGGGNSAGQAAIHAARFAKEVTIAVRRPDLTATMSSYLIDEIQWNPRITVRGCTRVIDGGPDDVDHLAWVTFEDVDSGEQERVDARGLFLLLGAAPECSWLPDTVLRDERGFVLTGRDIPRERWAEDVPPEDLATTMPGIFCGGDIRSGSMKRVASATGEGASVVSSVHTWLGQ, encoded by the coding sequence ATGGGCGCCCCCGCGATCGTCATCGCCTCTGCCAACCACGCCGCCGAGCTGTCGGAGGCGTTCGCCCGCTACGAGCGGGAGTACGACGTCCGGCTCGTCGGCGACGAGCTCACGGCCAAGCTGACGGCCAAGGAGCTGATGGCGTCGGGCCACCAGGTCGCGCTGTTCGTGATCGACACCGACCACGACCAGGACAAGCTCTACACGCTGATCGCCGGGACCCGGAAGGTCGTCCCGACGGCGCGGCGGCTGATCGTGTCGCACATCAGCCGGTTCCGCACGGACAACGCCACCTTCCGCCACGCGGTCGCCGCCGGCAAGGTCGACGCGCTGCTGCTGATGCCGCAAGGACCACGCGACGAGGAGTTCCACGGGGCGGTCGGCGAGCTCATCAACGAGTGGAACGCCACGGTCGCCACGCCCGTGGTGGAGAACGTCCGGATCATCACGCCGGAGAAGGACGCGCTCACCCGCGACCTCCTCGACTACCTCGGCCGCGTCGGCATGCCGGCCGGCGTGCACCACCCCGACAGCGAGGTCGGCCGCGAGGTCATGGCGAAGTGCCCCGACGACGAGGGCCGTTGGCCGATCGTGAGCTCGCTCGCCGGATGGTGCGGCCACTGCCCCGACGTCCGCTCGCTCGCCAACCAGCTCTACGGACGCCCCGACGAGATCGACGTCGACGAGGTGGTCGACCTGGTCGTGGTCGGCGCGGGCCCGGCGGGCCTGGCAGCCAGCGTGTACGCCTCGAGCGAGGGCCTCTCGACGGTCTGCCTCGAGGCGGAGGCCATCGGCGGCCAGGCCGGCACGAGCTCGATGATCCGCAACTACCTCGGCTTCCCGCGCGGCATCTCGGGCATGCGGCTCGCCCAGCGCGCGCGCGGCCAGGCGCTCCGCTTCGGCACCCGGTTCTTCACCGGCTGGCCGGCGACCGGGATCTCACCGTGCGAGGACGGCGGCCACCACATCGTCCACACCGACGGCGGGAACGTGCACACGCGCTCGGTGCTCGTCGCGACCGGCGTCGACTACCGGCGCCTCGGCGTCGAGTCGATCGAGGAGCTCGTGGGCCGCGGCGTCTACTACGGCGCCGCGATGGCGGCCGCGCGCGAGCTCGCCGACGACCACGTCGTGATCGTGGGCGGCGGCAACTCCGCCGGGCAGGCCGCGATCCACGCGGCCCGCTTCGCGAAGGAGGTCACCATCGCGGTGCGGCGCCCGGACCTGACCGCCACCATGTCGTCGTACCTCATCGACGAGATCCAGTGGAACCCGCGGATCACGGTCCGCGGCTGCACGCGGGTCATCGACGGTGGCCCGGACGACGTCGACCACCTCGCGTGGGTGACCTTCGAGGACGTCGACTCGGGCGAGCAGGAGCGGGTCGACGCGCGCGGGCTCTTCCTGCTGCTCGGCGCGGCTCCGGAGTGCAGCTGGCTCCCCGACACGGTGCTGCGCGACGAGCGTGGCTTCGTGCTGACCGGACGCGACATCCCGCGCGAGCGGTGGGCCGAGGACGTACCGCCCGAGGACCTCGCCACGACGATGCCCGGCATCTTCTGCGGCGGCGACATCCGCTCGGGCTCGATGAAGCGCGTCGCCTCCGCGACCGGCGAGGGAGCCTCCGTCGTGTCGTCGGTCCACACCTGGCTGGGCCAGTAG
- a CDS encoding Na+/H+ antiporter, whose translation MELALLLVSMAAVVLAATAISERLHVPAPLLLVVVGAAASYLPGLPTIHLESEVVLLGLLPPLLYAAAIQTSLVDFNANRGSILRLSVVLVIVTALAVGAVVQWLVPDLGWAASIAIGAVVAPPDAVAATAVAKRIGLPRRVVTILEGESLLNDATALVALRTAIAFISGSVAVMDVGIDFVRAAGGGALIGFAFFWVVAKLRRRITDPLMDTGISFLTPFASYVAAEEVHASGVIAVVVAGLLLGHKAPIIQTAQSRITERITWGTVAFMLENTVFLLIGLQLDWILEDVSESSLEPGRIVLVCGMTLLTVVVVRMGWVFSTLLFRRFGGNPLPASWTFLVGWAGMRGVVTLAAAFVIPEETEHRELLLLMAFTVVAGTLLIQGLSLPLLTRLLGVPSPDPAEDALARAALLQQAADAGFHKLKELEYDDQHGVVEQIRARLDQRTFAAWEQLATATGEETPSELYARIRGEMIDAERAKVLLVRSKGKAPSDVVRQVLGMLDIEESMLDAGTSARESVRTGSLTINTGRSCDDLDTHPAIETVADPVCQTCLDDGTRWVSLRQCLECGHVGCCDSSIGKHATAHFHESLHPVMQSAEPDESWRWCYVHNLTA comes from the coding sequence GTGGAACTCGCCCTGCTGCTCGTCTCGATGGCCGCGGTCGTCCTGGCCGCCACCGCCATCAGCGAACGCCTGCACGTCCCCGCGCCGCTCCTGCTGGTCGTGGTCGGCGCCGCGGCGTCGTACCTCCCGGGTCTCCCGACCATCCACCTCGAGTCCGAGGTGGTGCTGCTCGGCCTGCTGCCGCCGCTGCTCTACGCGGCCGCGATCCAGACCTCGCTGGTCGACTTCAACGCCAACCGGGGCTCGATCCTGCGCCTCTCGGTCGTGCTCGTCATCGTCACCGCGCTCGCGGTCGGCGCGGTCGTGCAGTGGCTGGTCCCCGACCTGGGGTGGGCCGCCTCGATCGCGATCGGCGCGGTCGTCGCCCCGCCCGACGCCGTGGCCGCGACGGCCGTCGCCAAGCGGATCGGCCTCCCCCGGCGGGTGGTGACGATCCTCGAGGGTGAGTCGCTGCTCAACGACGCCACCGCCCTCGTCGCCCTGCGCACCGCCATCGCCTTCATCTCCGGCAGCGTCGCGGTGATGGACGTCGGCATCGACTTCGTCCGTGCGGCCGGTGGCGGCGCGCTCATCGGGTTCGCCTTCTTCTGGGTCGTCGCCAAGCTGCGCCGCCGGATCACCGACCCGCTGATGGACACCGGCATCTCGTTCCTCACGCCCTTCGCGTCCTACGTCGCGGCCGAGGAGGTCCACGCCTCCGGCGTCATCGCCGTCGTCGTCGCCGGGCTGCTGCTCGGCCACAAGGCGCCGATCATCCAGACCGCGCAGTCGCGGATCACCGAGCGGATCACCTGGGGCACCGTCGCCTTCATGCTGGAGAACACGGTCTTCCTCCTCATCGGCCTCCAGCTCGACTGGATCCTCGAGGACGTCAGCGAGTCCTCGCTCGAGCCCGGCCGCATCGTGCTCGTCTGCGGCATGACGCTGCTGACCGTCGTGGTCGTGCGCATGGGCTGGGTGTTCTCGACGCTGCTCTTCCGCCGCTTCGGCGGCAACCCGCTCCCGGCGTCGTGGACCTTCCTCGTCGGCTGGGCCGGGATGCGCGGCGTGGTCACCCTGGCCGCCGCGTTCGTCATCCCCGAGGAGACCGAGCACCGCGAGCTCCTCCTGCTCATGGCGTTCACGGTCGTGGCCGGCACGCTCCTCATCCAGGGGCTCTCGCTGCCGCTGCTCACCCGCCTCCTCGGCGTACCGTCCCCCGACCCCGCCGAGGACGCGCTCGCCCGGGCCGCGCTGCTCCAGCAGGCCGCCGACGCCGGCTTCCACAAGCTCAAGGAGCTCGAGTACGACGACCAGCACGGGGTCGTCGAGCAGATCCGGGCCCGGCTCGACCAGCGCACCTTCGCCGCGTGGGAGCAGCTCGCCACGGCGACCGGCGAGGAGACGCCGTCGGAGCTCTACGCCCGGATCCGCGGCGAGATGATCGACGCCGAGCGGGCCAAGGTGCTGCTGGTGCGGAGCAAGGGCAAGGCGCCCTCCGACGTCGTGCGGCAGGTGCTCGGCATGCTCGACATCGAGGAGTCGATGCTCGACGCGGGCACGTCGGCCCGCGAGAGCGTGCGCACCGGGTCGCTCACGATCAACACCGGGCGCTCGTGCGACGACCTCGACACGCACCCGGCGATCGAGACCGTCGCCGACCCGGTCTGCCAGACCTGTCTCGACGACGGCACCCGCTGGGTCTCGCTGCGCCAGTGCCTCGAGTGCGGCCACGTCGGGTGCTGCGACTCCTCGATCGGCAAGCACGCCACCGCGCACTTCCACGAGTCCCTCCACCCGGTGATGCAGTCCGCCGAGCCGGACGAGTCGTGGCGCTGGTGCTACGTGCACAACCTCACCGCCTGA
- a CDS encoding dihydrofolate reductase family protein, with protein sequence MRPIVITTFLSLDGVMEAPGGGDHPHAGWTFKDVEFDEAAYEIKGREIGEASALMFGRRSYDEFAPVWPSMEEFATYNAMPKYVVSTTLEGDRVPWGDGEVTVLRSLDDVAALKESEGGEIHVHGSAHLAQELARAGLVDRYTLLVFPLLLGSGKRLFGDGDKTKLSLVEHAAYGNGVTLQRYDVVR encoded by the coding sequence ATGCGACCCATCGTCATCACCACCTTCCTCTCCCTCGACGGCGTCATGGAGGCCCCCGGCGGGGGCGACCACCCGCACGCCGGCTGGACGTTCAAGGACGTCGAGTTCGACGAGGCGGCCTACGAGATCAAGGGCCGCGAGATCGGCGAGGCCAGCGCCCTGATGTTCGGCCGCCGGTCCTACGACGAGTTCGCCCCGGTGTGGCCGTCGATGGAGGAGTTCGCGACCTACAACGCGATGCCGAAGTACGTCGTCTCCACCACGCTCGAGGGCGACCGCGTGCCGTGGGGCGACGGCGAGGTCACCGTGCTCCGCTCGCTCGACGACGTCGCGGCGCTCAAGGAGAGCGAGGGCGGGGAGATCCACGTCCACGGCAGCGCGCACCTCGCCCAGGAGCTGGCGCGCGCCGGCCTGGTCGACCGCTACACCCTGCTCGTCTTCCCGCTGCTGCTCGGCAGCGGCAAGAGGCTGTTCGGCGACGGTGACAAGACCAAGCTGTCGCTGGTCGAGCACGCCGCCTACGGCAACGGCGTCACCCTCCAGCGCTACGACGTCGTGCGCTGA
- a CDS encoding SRPBCC family protein, whose amino-acid sequence MPVTDVKHDLDALTLTITADFAAPVERVWDVYADPRQLERVWGPPGFPATFVDHELTEGGRMNYYLTSPEGQRFYAYWDIASVDRPTGFTFRDGFAVDETFTANPDLPESHQDFAFTATDSGTRATFRATYADAASLQKVLDMGAVEGSTMAINQIDDLLAS is encoded by the coding sequence ATGCCCGTCACCGACGTGAAGCACGACCTCGACGCCCTCACCCTCACCATCACCGCCGACTTCGCGGCGCCGGTGGAGCGCGTGTGGGACGTGTACGCCGACCCCCGCCAGCTCGAGCGCGTCTGGGGCCCGCCCGGCTTCCCGGCCACGTTCGTCGACCACGAGCTCACCGAGGGCGGACGGATGAACTACTACCTGACCAGCCCCGAGGGCCAGAGGTTCTACGCCTACTGGGACATCGCCTCCGTCGACCGACCCACCGGCTTCACCTTCCGCGACGGCTTCGCGGTCGACGAGACCTTCACCGCCAACCCCGACCTGCCCGAGTCGCACCAGGACTTCGCGTTCACCGCGACCGACAGCGGCACCCGGGCCACCTTCCGCGCGACCTACGCCGACGCCGCCTCGCTGCAGAAGGTGCTCGACATGGGCGCCGTCGAAGGGTCGACGATGGCCATCAACCAGATCGACGACCTGCTCGCCTCCTGA
- a CDS encoding ArsR/SmtB family transcription factor — protein sequence MAETEQGTEDRADAWFHALADRTRRDILRRVLAGEHSVSTLAASYDMSFAAVQKHVAVLEKAGLLTKRRQGREALASGDVEAVRSVGAMLTELEALWRGRISRMDELFASDDPTTHTDKD from the coding sequence ATGGCCGAGACGGAGCAGGGCACCGAGGACCGGGCGGACGCCTGGTTCCACGCCCTCGCCGACCGGACGCGGCGCGACATCCTGCGGCGCGTGCTGGCCGGCGAGCACTCCGTCTCGACCCTGGCGGCGAGCTACGACATGAGCTTCGCCGCCGTCCAGAAGCACGTCGCCGTGCTGGAGAAGGCCGGCCTGCTGACCAAGCGTCGGCAGGGCCGCGAGGCCCTCGCGAGCGGCGACGTGGAGGCGGTGCGGTCGGTGGGCGCCATGCTCACCGAGCTCGAGGCGCTCTGGCGCGGCCGCATCTCCCGCATGGACGAGCTCTTCGCCAGCGACGACCCGACCACCCACACAGACAAGGACTGA
- a CDS encoding alpha/beta fold hydrolase, whose translation MDIVLIAGLWLDGSAWDDVLPELEKLGHRGIPLTLPGQGDGATSATYDDQVAAVVAAVDAAEGRPLVVGHSAACTLAWAAADLRPDAVAGVALIGGFPSTEGEKYADFFEPVDGVMPFPGWEKFEGPDSDDMSDELKESLLGGMIAVPVGVTRGVVHWTSDARHGVPLTLVCPEFSPAEAQEWIDAGDVPELGAATALELVDIDSGHWPMYTQPAALADLLDGAVRR comes from the coding sequence ATGGACATCGTGCTGATCGCCGGACTCTGGCTCGACGGCTCGGCCTGGGACGACGTGCTGCCCGAGCTGGAGAAGCTCGGCCACCGCGGGATCCCGCTCACCCTGCCCGGGCAGGGCGACGGCGCCACCTCGGCGACGTACGACGACCAGGTGGCCGCGGTCGTCGCTGCGGTCGACGCGGCCGAGGGCCGGCCGCTCGTCGTCGGCCACTCGGCAGCGTGCACGCTGGCGTGGGCGGCGGCCGACCTGCGCCCCGACGCGGTCGCGGGCGTGGCGCTGATCGGCGGCTTCCCCTCGACCGAGGGCGAGAAGTACGCCGACTTCTTCGAGCCGGTCGACGGCGTGATGCCGTTCCCGGGCTGGGAGAAGTTCGAGGGCCCCGACTCCGACGACATGTCCGACGAGCTCAAGGAGTCGCTGCTCGGCGGGATGATCGCGGTGCCGGTCGGCGTCACCCGCGGCGTCGTGCACTGGACCAGCGACGCGCGCCACGGCGTACCCCTCACCCTCGTGTGCCCGGAGTTCAGCCCGGCCGAGGCGCAGGAGTGGATCGACGCCGGCGACGTGCCCGAGCTCGGCGCCGCGACCGCCCTCGAGCTGGTCGACATCGACTCGGGCCACTGGCCGATGTACACCCAGCCCGCCGCCCTGGCCGACCTCCTCGACGGGGCCGTCCGCCGCTGA
- a CDS encoding helix-turn-helix transcriptional regulator, whose translation MSEISPTARALRALDILQSRPGITATELAQRLGVTERAARRYVAILREADIPVESTRGPYGGYTLGRGLRLPPLVFSATEALGLVMAALDSQHAVADPDDPVGSALGKILRVLPTNVARQATMVRETARTVPDRSPARPDPAVTSELVAAVAAQRQVRFGYRTAAGNARSFEVDPWSVVVRYGRWYLLCHSHHADALRTFRIDRITEVTSLEETFEVPADLDPAAELEANLGKGWEYETHVVFDAPIHEVRPWIRRTLGELRETADGRCELVGSTSNAAAYAGEWLSFVPVSFTVVGGDELRQAVREVGERMLRAAR comes from the coding sequence ATGAGCGAGATCAGCCCGACCGCCCGCGCGCTGCGGGCGCTCGACATCCTGCAGTCGCGCCCCGGCATCACCGCGACCGAGCTGGCGCAGCGGCTCGGCGTCACCGAGCGCGCCGCCCGGCGCTACGTCGCGATCCTGCGTGAGGCCGACATCCCGGTGGAGTCGACCCGCGGCCCCTACGGCGGCTACACGCTCGGCCGCGGGCTGCGGCTCCCGCCGCTCGTCTTCTCGGCCACCGAGGCGCTCGGCCTGGTGATGGCCGCGCTCGACTCCCAGCACGCGGTGGCCGACCCCGACGACCCGGTCGGCTCGGCCCTCGGCAAGATCCTGCGCGTGCTGCCGACCAACGTCGCGCGGCAGGCGACGATGGTGCGCGAGACCGCGCGCACGGTCCCCGACCGCTCGCCGGCGAGGCCCGACCCGGCGGTGACGAGCGAGCTCGTCGCGGCCGTCGCCGCCCAGCGCCAGGTGCGCTTCGGCTACCGCACCGCCGCCGGCAACGCCCGCAGCTTCGAGGTCGACCCGTGGTCGGTCGTCGTCCGCTACGGCCGGTGGTACCTGCTCTGCCACTCCCACCACGCCGACGCGCTCCGCACCTTCCGGATCGACCGGATCACCGAGGTCACCTCGCTCGAGGAGACCTTCGAGGTGCCGGCCGACCTCGACCCGGCGGCCGAGCTGGAGGCCAACCTCGGCAAGGGCTGGGAGTACGAGACGCACGTCGTCTTCGACGCCCCCATACACGAGGTGCGCCCGTGGATCCGACGCACGCTCGGCGAGCTGCGCGAGACCGCCGACGGCCGGTGCGAGCTCGTCGGCAGCACCAGCAACGCAGCGGCGTACGCCGGCGAGTGGCTCTCGTTCGTGCCGGTGTCCTTCACCGTGGTGGGCGGGGACGAGCTGCGGCAGGCCGTGCGCGAGGTCGGCGAGCGGATGCTCCGCGCCGCGCGATAG
- a CDS encoding LysE/ArgO family amino acid transporter: protein MGDVFAGLLTGLSLIVAIGAQNAFVLRQGLRRSHVALVVAICALSDVVLIVAGVAGIGVVLDRAAWAVEVVRWLGVAFLTAYGIGSLRRARRPQALAAGEGVVESRGGVVAKSVALTWLNPHVYLDTVLLLGSIAGTHGDPGRWWFAVGACVASVVWFSGLAYGARLAAPRLADPRAWQVLDVVIGLVMLAIALRLALGA, encoded by the coding sequence GTGGGAGACGTCTTCGCCGGCCTGCTGACCGGTCTGTCGCTGATCGTGGCGATCGGTGCGCAGAACGCCTTCGTGCTCCGCCAGGGCCTGCGCCGCAGCCACGTCGCACTCGTGGTCGCGATCTGCGCCCTCTCCGACGTGGTCCTCATCGTCGCCGGCGTGGCGGGCATCGGCGTGGTCCTCGACCGTGCCGCCTGGGCCGTCGAGGTGGTCCGCTGGCTCGGCGTCGCGTTCCTGACGGCGTACGGCATCGGCTCGCTGCGGCGGGCCCGGCGTCCGCAGGCCCTCGCGGCGGGCGAGGGCGTGGTGGAGTCGCGCGGCGGCGTGGTCGCGAAGTCCGTGGCGCTGACGTGGCTCAACCCGCACGTCTACCTCGACACCGTGCTCCTGCTCGGCTCGATCGCCGGCACCCACGGCGACCCGGGCCGCTGGTGGTTCGCGGTGGGTGCGTGCGTGGCGAGCGTCGTGTGGTTCTCGGGTCTGGCGTACGGCGCCCGGCTGGCCGCGCCGCGGCTCGCCGACCCGCGGGCCTGGCAGGTGCTCGACGTGGTCATCGGGCTCGTCATGCTCGCGATCGCCCTGCGGCTCGCGCTCGGGGCCTGA
- a CDS encoding ABC transporter ATP-binding protein gives MTEQPTGETSRESARGVAASAHDLVKTYGKGEAEVRALDGVTVDLMKGEFTAVMGPSGSGKSTLMHCLAALDTPTSGEAIVDGTSLGSLKDKDLTTLRRERVGFVFQSFNLVPTLSAEENILLPLSLAGRKPDRAWFDAVVDAIGLRPRLGHRPSEMSGGQQQRVACARALVSKPSIVFADEPTGNLDSTSSAEVLGFLRRSVDEFGQTVVMVTHDPVAASYTDRIVFLADGTIVDELREPDRDAILDKMTGLQDIAARKAAG, from the coding sequence ATGACGGAGCAGCCCACGGGGGAGACCAGCAGGGAGTCGGCGCGCGGCGTCGCAGCGAGCGCACACGACCTGGTCAAGACCTACGGCAAGGGCGAGGCCGAGGTCCGGGCCCTCGACGGGGTCACGGTCGACCTGATGAAGGGCGAGTTCACGGCCGTGATGGGGCCCTCGGGCTCCGGCAAGTCGACGCTCATGCACTGCCTGGCCGCGCTCGACACCCCCACGTCGGGCGAGGCGATCGTGGACGGCACCTCGCTCGGGTCGCTGAAGGACAAGGACCTGACCACCCTGCGGCGCGAGCGCGTGGGCTTCGTCTTCCAGTCCTTCAACCTCGTCCCGACCCTCAGCGCGGAGGAGAACATCCTGCTCCCCCTGAGCCTGGCCGGCCGCAAGCCCGACCGCGCGTGGTTCGACGCCGTCGTCGACGCCATCGGCCTGCGACCGCGGCTGGGCCACCGGCCCAGCGAGATGTCGGGCGGCCAGCAGCAGCGCGTGGCCTGCGCCCGCGCGCTGGTCAGCAAGCCGTCGATCGTGTTCGCCGACGAGCCCACCGGCAACCTCGACTCGACCAGCTCGGCCGAGGTGCTCGGCTTCTTGCGCCGCAGCGTCGACGAGTTCGGCCAGACCGTCGTGATGGTGACGCACGACCCGGTCGCGGCGTCGTACACCGACCGGATCGTCTTCCTGGCCGACGGCACGATCGTCGACGAGCTCCGCGAGCCCGACCGCGACGCCATCCTCGACAAGATGACCGGCCTCCAGGACATCGCCGCCCGGAAGGCGGCGGGCTGA
- a CDS encoding ABC transporter permease, with translation MLQLVRGRWPEKPGEVTLDASSAERGGYSIGDTVTMITPTAKPERTFTLVGTAEFNGGGTAGATLVLLDTRESQDIFLDGKDAFTSVSLTAADGVSRTELAEAAKAVVPDGFTAVTGDTVIKEQQDQIGQFLDVISIFLTTFAVIAIVVGAFIIFNTFSILVSQRVRESALLRALGASRRQVTRSVLVEAFLMSVVGATLGLLLGLGLARALAGLFRTFGLDIAGDVLTLTPFTVLSGYVVGIVVTMVAAFVPARRAAKVPPVAAMRDDLVVQEKGMARRLLLGTIAMVVGTALVAAGLVGAPGTDAIWIGAGAVIWVVTTAVLAPVVGKPVLLLCRSLFGRLFGTPGRLAGENALRSPRRTGATASALMIGLAVVSAVGVLAASLSATQDKIVDDQFTSDFLVQLPTFQGFPVQYGDAMEAVDGVGVVSRQQGVPVSVEVDGKPDQTFANGVDAAFSEVYTLTMVSGTERISGDQALLSQSRSDDLDATTGDTIDVEFPGGRSIPLRVAGVFEDTPVTSGLTVPLAVLGEAGVKRSDSSISINVADGADRGAVKQDLEDVVKDLPILSVQDKEEFKELISGQVNQLLYVIYGLLALAVVIAVIGIVNTLGLSVLERTREIGLLRAVGLSRRKLRLMITLESVAIALLGAVLGMVLGLVIGVVLRESLKDDLTELALPITSLALFLVVAVLFGVLAAVVPAVRASRMKVLEAIATE, from the coding sequence GTGCTCCAGCTCGTCCGGGGCCGGTGGCCCGAGAAGCCGGGCGAGGTCACCCTCGACGCCTCCTCCGCCGAGCGGGGCGGCTACTCGATCGGTGACACGGTCACCATGATCACTCCGACCGCGAAGCCGGAGCGCACCTTCACCCTCGTCGGCACCGCCGAGTTCAACGGCGGGGGCACCGCCGGCGCCACGCTGGTCCTGCTCGACACCCGGGAGTCGCAGGACATCTTCCTCGACGGCAAGGACGCCTTCACCAGCGTGTCGCTGACCGCCGCCGACGGGGTGTCACGCACCGAGCTCGCCGAGGCCGCGAAGGCCGTCGTGCCGGACGGCTTCACGGCCGTCACGGGCGACACGGTCATCAAGGAGCAGCAGGACCAGATCGGCCAGTTCCTCGACGTCATCTCGATCTTCCTGACCACCTTCGCGGTGATCGCGATCGTGGTCGGGGCCTTCATCATCTTCAACACCTTCTCGATCCTCGTCTCCCAGCGGGTGCGCGAGTCCGCGCTGCTGCGCGCCCTCGGCGCGAGCAGGAGGCAGGTCACGCGCTCGGTGCTGGTCGAGGCGTTCCTGATGTCCGTGGTCGGCGCGACGCTCGGCCTGCTGCTCGGGCTCGGTCTGGCGCGAGCCCTCGCCGGCCTCTTCCGCACCTTCGGCCTCGACATCGCCGGCGACGTGCTGACCCTGACGCCCTTCACGGTCCTCTCGGGCTACGTGGTCGGGATCGTGGTCACGATGGTCGCGGCCTTCGTCCCGGCGCGGCGCGCGGCCAAGGTACCTCCGGTCGCAGCGATGCGAGACGACCTGGTCGTGCAGGAGAAGGGGATGGCCCGCCGGCTGCTGCTCGGCACGATCGCGATGGTCGTCGGCACCGCGCTGGTGGCAGCCGGCCTCGTCGGCGCGCCGGGGACCGACGCGATCTGGATCGGCGCCGGCGCGGTCATCTGGGTGGTCACCACCGCCGTCCTCGCGCCGGTGGTCGGCAAGCCGGTGCTGCTGCTGTGCCGCAGCCTCTTCGGCCGGCTCTTCGGCACACCGGGGCGCCTGGCCGGCGAGAACGCCCTGCGCAGCCCGCGCCGCACCGGCGCCACCGCCTCCGCGCTGATGATCGGTCTCGCCGTCGTCTCCGCGGTGGGCGTCCTCGCCGCCTCGCTCAGCGCCACTCAGGACAAGATCGTCGACGACCAGTTCACGAGCGACTTCCTGGTCCAGCTCCCGACGTTCCAGGGCTTCCCGGTCCAGTACGGCGACGCGATGGAGGCCGTCGACGGGGTCGGTGTGGTCTCGCGCCAGCAGGGCGTCCCGGTCAGCGTCGAGGTCGACGGCAAGCCCGACCAGACGTTCGCCAACGGCGTCGACGCGGCCTTCTCCGAGGTCTACACCCTGACGATGGTCTCCGGGACCGAGAGGATCTCCGGCGACCAGGCGCTGCTCAGCCAGAGCCGTTCGGACGACCTGGACGCCACGACCGGCGACACGATCGACGTGGAGTTCCCCGGCGGGAGGTCGATCCCGCTCCGGGTGGCCGGCGTCTTCGAGGACACCCCCGTGACCAGCGGGCTCACGGTGCCGCTCGCGGTCCTGGGCGAGGCCGGCGTCAAGCGCAGCGACTCCTCGATCAGCATCAACGTCGCCGACGGTGCCGACCGCGGAGCGGTCAAGCAGGACCTTGAGGACGTGGTCAAGGACCTGCCGATCCTGTCGGTGCAGGACAAGGAGGAGTTCAAGGAGCTCATCAGCGGCCAGGTCAACCAGCTGCTCTACGTCATCTACGGCCTGCTCGCCCTCGCCGTGGTCATCGCCGTCATCGGCATCGTCAACACCCTCGGCCTCAGCGTGCTCGAGCGCACCCGCGAGATCGGCCTGCTCCGCGCGGTCGGGCTGTCGCGGCGCAAGCTGCGCCTGATGATCACGCTCGAGTCGGTGGCCATCGCCCTCCTCGGCGCCGTCCTCGGGATGGTGCTCGGCCTGGTCATCGGCGTGGTCCTGCGCGAGTCGCTCAAGGACGACCTCACCGAGCTCGCCCTGCCGATCACCAGCCTCGCCCTCTTCCTGGTGGTCGCCGTCCTGTTCGGCGTGCTCGCCGCCGTCGTACCCGCCGTCCGGGCGTCGAGGATGAAGGTGCTCGAGGCCATCGCGACCGAGTGA